From one Montipora capricornis isolate CH-2021 chromosome 10, ASM3666992v2, whole genome shotgun sequence genomic stretch:
- the LOC138021709 gene encoding uncharacterized protein produces the protein MLYRVKLARPLPADRNRPGVLQNRVEYGNWFMGHAGVNHTVFIDECGYNIWTARSQGRALRGERAYRQVCGQRGRNVTVALAISPTSGLVFHSAILGGINGRRFDDFFAQTRLNLDPDEHVIFIYDGAPAHRKPAIPGPNSELRKLPPHSPFLNIVEQAVSALKAAIKADISLPEIQVQMNNRAEARRQGLALGNYRTQLLLQALQRNIGTITVAKCGQWFRFMHTYLPRCINNEAIEG, from the coding sequence ATGTTATATCGAGTGAAATTGGCAAGACCTCTGCCGGCTGATAGAAACCGCCCTGGTGTCCTACAAAATCGAGTAGAATATGGAAACTGGTTCATGGGTCATGCAGGCGTAAATCACACTGTATTCATAGACGAGTGTGGCTACAATATTTGGACCGCACGAAGTCAAGGACGAGCTTTAAGAGGAGAGAGGGCCTATCGTCAAGTATGTGGTCAGCGAGGAAGAAATGTGACTGTGGCATTGGCAATTTCACCGACTAGTGGTCTAGTTTTTCACTCAGCAATACTCGGAGGCATAAATGGACGAagatttgatgattttttcGCGCAGACAAGGCTAAATCTCGACCCTGATGAACACGTGATTTTTATTTATGATGGTGCGCCAGCCCACAGGAAGCCTGCCATTCCCGGACCTAATTCAGAATTAAGAAAATTGCCACCTCACAGTCCCTTTCTCAATATTGTTGAACAAGCTGTTAGTGCATTGAAAGCTGCAATAAAGGCGGATATAAGTCTTCCTGAAATTCAAGTACAGATGAACAACCGCGCTGAAGCCAGACGTCAAGGACTTGCCTTGGGAAATTACCGCACGCAGTTGTTACTTCAAGCACTACAGAGGAATATTGGTACCATCACTGTCGCCAAATGTGGACAGTGGTTCAGGTTTATGCACACGTACTTACCAAGATGCATCAATAATGAAGCAATCGAAGGATAA